A single region of the Leisingera thetidis genome encodes:
- the ccrA gene encoding crotonyl-CoA carboxylase/reductase produces the protein MALDTQTDVMSYEAPEKDLYELGEIPPMGYVPKKMYAWAIRKERHGEPNTAMVQEVVDVPELDSNEVLVLVMAAGVNYNGVWASLGKPISPFDGHKAPYHIAGSDASGIVWAVGAKVTRWKVGDEVVIHCNQDDGDDEECNGGDPMYSPSQRIWGYETPDGSFAQFTNVQAQQLMPRPKHLTWEESACYTLTLATAYRMLFGHEPHDLKPGQNVLVWGASGGLGSYAIQLINTAGANAIGVISDESKRDFVMGLGAKGVLNRKDFNCWGQLPTVNTPEYAEWFKEARKFGKAIWDITGKGVNVDMVFEHPGESTFPVSTFVVKKGGMVVICAGTTGYNLTFDVRYMWMHQKRLQGSHFAHLKQAAAANKLMVERRLDPCMSEVFTWNDLPEAHMKMLRNEHLPGNMSVLVQAPKTGLRTLQDVLDAGS, from the coding sequence ATGGCATTGGATACCCAGACTGACGTCATGTCGTACGAGGCGCCCGAAAAGGATCTCTATGAGCTGGGGGAAATCCCCCCGATGGGCTATGTGCCCAAGAAAATGTATGCATGGGCGATCCGCAAGGAACGCCACGGCGAGCCGAACACCGCGATGGTGCAGGAGGTCGTCGACGTGCCGGAGCTGGACAGCAACGAGGTGCTGGTCCTGGTGATGGCGGCGGGCGTCAACTACAACGGCGTCTGGGCCTCGCTGGGCAAGCCGATCTCGCCCTTTGACGGCCACAAGGCGCCGTATCACATCGCCGGTTCCGATGCCTCGGGCATCGTCTGGGCGGTGGGCGCCAAGGTGACACGCTGGAAGGTCGGCGACGAGGTGGTGATCCACTGCAACCAGGACGACGGCGACGACGAGGAATGCAACGGCGGCGACCCGATGTACTCGCCCAGCCAACGGATCTGGGGCTATGAGACGCCGGACGGCTCCTTTGCCCAGTTCACCAACGTGCAGGCCCAGCAGCTGATGCCGCGCCCCAAGCACCTGACCTGGGAGGAAAGCGCCTGCTACACGCTGACGCTCGCCACCGCTTACCGGATGCTGTTCGGCCATGAGCCGCATGACCTGAAGCCGGGCCAGAACGTGCTGGTCTGGGGGGCTTCGGGCGGCCTGGGGTCTTATGCGATCCAGCTGATCAACACCGCCGGCGCCAACGCCATCGGCGTGATCTCGGACGAGAGCAAGCGCGACTTTGTCATGGGGCTGGGCGCCAAGGGCGTGCTGAACCGCAAGGATTTCAACTGCTGGGGCCAGCTGCCCACGGTGAACACCCCGGAATACGCCGAGTGGTTCAAGGAAGCCCGCAAGTTCGGCAAGGCGATCTGGGACATCACCGGCAAGGGCGTGAACGTCGACATGGTGTTCGAACACCCCGGCGAAAGCACCTTCCCGGTCTCCACCTTCGTGGTCAAGAAGGGCGGCATGGTGGTGATCTGCGCCGGCACCACCGGCTATAACCTCACCTTCGACGTGCGCTACATGTGGATGCACCAGAAGCGCCTGCAGGGCTCGCACTTTGCCCATCTCAAGCAGGCCGCCGCCGCCAACAAGCTGATGGTCGAGCGCCGCCTCGATCCCTGCATGTCCGAGGTCTTCACCTGGAACGACCTGCCGGAAGCGCACATGAAGATGCTGCGCAACGAACATCTGCCCGGCAATATGTCGGTGCTGGTGCAGGCGCCGAAGACCGGCCTGCGCACCCTGCAGGATGTGCTCGACGCCGGCAGCTGA
- a CDS encoding 1-acyl-sn-glycerol-3-phosphate acyltransferase, with protein sequence MTQTVELPLWLFVLIVGFAAVTFASHFLFPSVRWFFRRRLERAVARLNQRLERPIEPFKLTRRYDMIQRLIHDPQVAQAAVDHARAEGIPENVAFEQVRRYAREIVPGFSAFAYFGLAIRAARFLSNAVYRVRLGHQDETALRAIDPNATVVFVMNHRSNMDYVLVTYLAADRSALSYAVGEWARVWPLSRLIRAMGAYFIRRRSRSDLYRRVLAAYVRLATRGGSTQAMFPEGGLSLDGALAAPKLGLLKYIVEGYDPEGRDVVFVPVALNYDRVLEDRILTSAARAGERRFRARIGLVALRLLRLLWLWMTGRYHRSGYAGVNFGRPLSLAGFGAGRQGDITKPLARELMQRISGIVPVLPVPLIAAILLRHGRLSRAAIEHRLEALIAAMPLAQVHMPRGNPDYAAEAGLRQLLRRGLVAEADGRFAPVEDRRDLLAFYANSIRHLLPQEGALPGGEGGFSASAKGNAASAGS encoded by the coding sequence ATGACGCAAACCGTGGAACTGCCGCTGTGGCTCTTTGTGCTGATCGTGGGATTTGCCGCGGTGACCTTTGCGTCGCATTTCCTGTTTCCCTCGGTGCGCTGGTTTTTCCGGCGGCGGCTGGAGCGGGCAGTGGCGCGGCTCAACCAGCGGCTGGAGCGCCCCATCGAGCCGTTCAAGCTGACCCGGCGCTATGACATGATCCAGCGGCTGATCCACGATCCGCAGGTGGCCCAGGCCGCTGTGGATCACGCCCGGGCCGAGGGCATTCCGGAAAACGTGGCCTTTGAGCAGGTGCGCCGCTATGCCCGCGAGATCGTGCCCGGGTTTTCCGCCTTTGCCTATTTCGGCCTGGCGATCCGGGCGGCGCGGTTCCTGTCCAATGCGGTCTACCGGGTGCGGCTGGGGCATCAGGACGAGACCGCGCTGCGCGCGATCGACCCCAACGCCACCGTGGTTTTTGTGATGAATCACCGCTCCAACATGGATTACGTGCTGGTGACGTATCTGGCAGCGGACCGCTCGGCGCTGTCTTATGCGGTTGGGGAGTGGGCGCGGGTCTGGCCGCTGAGCCGCCTGATCCGGGCGATGGGGGCCTATTTCATCCGCCGCCGCTCGCGCAGCGATCTCTACCGCAGGGTGCTGGCGGCCTATGTGCGGCTGGCCACCCGCGGCGGCTCCACCCAGGCGATGTTCCCCGAAGGCGGGCTGAGCCTGGATGGCGCCCTTGCCGCGCCCAAGCTGGGCCTGCTGAAATACATCGTCGAGGGCTATGATCCGGAGGGCCGCGATGTGGTGTTTGTGCCGGTGGCATTGAATTACGACCGGGTGCTGGAGGACCGTATCCTGACGTCGGCGGCCCGTGCCGGCGAACGGCGGTTCCGCGCCCGCATCGGCCTGGTGGCGCTGCGGCTGCTGCGTCTGCTGTGGCTGTGGATGACCGGGCGCTATCACCGCTCCGGCTATGCCGGGGTCAATTTCGGCCGCCCGCTGAGCCTGGCCGGATTCGGCGCCGGACGGCAGGGCGACATCACCAAACCGCTGGCGCGCGAGCTGATGCAGCGGATCAGCGGCATTGTCCCGGTGCTGCCGGTGCCGCTGATTGCCGCCATCCTGCTGCGGCATGGCCGACTCAGCCGTGCGGCGATCGAACACCGGCTGGAGGCGCTGATCGCCGCCATGCCGCTGGCCCAAGTCCACATGCCGCGCGGCAATCCGGACTATGCCGCCGAGGCGGGGCTGCGGCAGCTGCTGCGGCGCGGTCTGGTTGCCGAGGCGGACGGCCGGTTCGCCCCGGTTGAAGACCGCCGCGACCTGCTGGCCTTTTATGCCAATTCGATCCGCCACCTGTTGCCGCAGGAGGGCGCGTTGCCGGGCGGGGAGGGTGGTTTTTCTGCATCTGCTAAGGGCAATGCTGCATCTGCAGGGTCATAA